In Stenotrophomonas sp. 610A2, one DNA window encodes the following:
- a CDS encoding C13 family peptidase — MAAQRASQHSPTRLMRAVANVLFAACAAWPALAGAAAAPERQATTPKLEGSQLTMLDAALASLPAQRPGVTDIYVLGVAGDADEDVFPNEVAYLRQLSAARWGAEGRMISLVNQPALGHGGPPQVLATADSIGHALKGLGQKLDPNEDVLFLYLTSHGLHDNSVYLHTGRDQEDYLAPAQLARMLDEAQIGNAVVVVSACFSGAFVPALISPQRMVITAARKDRPSFGCGNTDSATWFGRAFLVEALNTTNDFAHAYTLAAGTVRRREKEQGELPSEPQFKNGRAVANVLEQWRAGLPEAPAVPYPFVYQRPSGTKTVTPKSKPATNNRKG, encoded by the coding sequence ATGGCAGCCCAACGCGCTTCCCAGCATTCACCTACCCGGCTGATGAGAGCCGTCGCCAACGTATTGTTCGCCGCCTGTGCGGCCTGGCCTGCACTCGCTGGCGCCGCCGCAGCACCCGAGCGGCAAGCCACCACACCCAAACTCGAAGGCAGCCAGCTCACGATGCTGGACGCCGCTTTGGCGAGCCTGCCAGCCCAGCGCCCCGGCGTCACCGACATCTATGTACTCGGCGTGGCCGGCGATGCCGACGAAGACGTGTTCCCCAATGAAGTGGCCTACCTGCGGCAACTGTCGGCAGCACGCTGGGGTGCCGAAGGCCGCATGATCAGCCTAGTCAATCAGCCCGCCTTGGGTCATGGCGGCCCGCCGCAGGTTCTGGCTACCGCCGACAGCATCGGCCATGCCCTCAAGGGACTCGGGCAGAAACTGGATCCGAATGAAGACGTGCTGTTCCTCTACCTGACCAGCCACGGCCTCCATGACAACAGCGTCTATCTGCACACCGGCCGCGACCAGGAAGATTACCTTGCACCAGCGCAGCTCGCGCGGATGTTGGACGAAGCACAGATCGGCAATGCGGTGGTCGTGGTTTCGGCCTGTTTCTCAGGCGCCTTCGTCCCAGCGCTGATTTCTCCGCAACGTATGGTGATCACCGCGGCGCGCAAGGATCGCCCCTCCTTTGGCTGCGGCAATACCGATAGCGCCACCTGGTTTGGCCGCGCCTTCCTGGTCGAGGCCTTGAACACCACCAATGACTTCGCCCACGCCTACACGCTGGCTGCAGGCACCGTCCGCCGCCGCGAGAAAGAGCAAGGCGAGCTCCCCTCCGAACCGCAGTTCAAGAACGGCAGGGCGGTGGCAAACGTGCTCGAACAATGGCGCGCTGGCTTGCCAGAGGCTCCCGCTGTGCCCTATCCCTTCGTTTACCAGCGCCCATCCGGGACCAAGACCGTCACACCCAAGAGCAAACCTGCCACCAATAATCGCAAGGGCTGA
- a CDS encoding helix-turn-helix domain-containing protein: MDIKPIKNEADYRAALGEIDGLMMALPDTPEGDHLDVLVTLVQAYEAKHYALEAPNPIEAIKFRMEQSGLTVKDLVSSIGQPNRVYEVLNGKRELTLPMIRKLHKNLGIPVESLVAA, translated from the coding sequence ATGGACATCAAGCCCATTAAAAATGAAGCCGACTACCGTGCCGCATTGGGCGAAATCGACGGCCTGATGATGGCTCTTCCCGATACTCCGGAGGGCGATCACCTGGATGTCCTTGTCACGCTGGTGCAGGCTTATGAAGCAAAGCACTATGCGCTTGAAGCGCCCAACCCTATTGAGGCCATCAAGTTCCGCATGGAGCAGTCTGGCCTGACAGTGAAGGATCTGGTCTCCAGCATTGGTCAGCCAAACCGGGTGTATGAGGTACTGAACGGCAAGCGCGAGCTGACACTCCCAATGATCCGCAAGCTGCACAAGAACCTTGGCATTCCCGTAGAGAGCCTTGTCGCAGCCTGA
- a CDS encoding DUF7079 family protein — translation MRPPCEDIQDRTPVWDHMQNFWMDTDPLIFLADVARACAQSKYSLEELEAIFWNEVRPAVSFNMAMFPAPEWAGFKIDWLKERVLRKSRFGKPLPRKWLHPYAANWWRKLSAAIVQSRSDARAS, via the coding sequence ATGAGGCCGCCCTGCGAAGACATTCAGGATCGCACCCCGGTGTGGGATCACATGCAGAATTTCTGGATGGACACCGATCCGTTGATCTTTCTTGCAGACGTCGCTCGCGCCTGCGCGCAGTCCAAGTACTCGCTTGAAGAACTGGAAGCCATCTTCTGGAACGAAGTGCGCCCCGCTGTTTCATTCAATATGGCGATGTTTCCTGCTCCCGAGTGGGCCGGATTCAAGATCGACTGGCTCAAGGAGCGCGTGCTTCGTAAATCCCGGTTTGGCAAGCCCTTGCCACGCAAATGGCTGCATCCATACGCGGCAAACTGGTGGCGCAAGCTCAGCGCTGCCATCGTCCAGAGCAGAAGTGATGCGCGCGCCAGTTGA
- the dbpA gene encoding ATP-dependent RNA helicase DbpA gives MTDFSSLPLSPALAPGIDALGYTSMTPVQALALPPILEGRDVIAQAPTGSGKTAAFGLGLLNRLDLSISRTQALVLCPTRELADQVGKQLRKLATGIPNLKLLILTGGMPLGPQLASLEAHDPQVVVGTPGRVQELARKRALNLGQVRSFVLDEADRMLDMGFEEPIREIAGRTHKDRQSLLFSATFPEAIRELARALLNEPAEVTVDGQAEAPAIQQLFFETEPANRQKALGGLLLKYTPESAVVFCNTRKDVDEVANSLRQFGFSALALHGDMEQRDRDEVLMQFSNRSCNVLVASDVAARGLDVEDLAAVVNYELPTDIDTYQHRVGRTGRAGRNGLALSLVAGRERSRADALEAQQGKPLNWQKTPLATARPAELPQAAMTTLRIDGGKTDKLRAGDILGALTGDAGLSAKAIGKIDIFPTRSYVAIAREQVGKALARLEAGKIKGKRFRVRKM, from the coding sequence ATGACTGACTTCTCTTCCCTGCCGCTGTCGCCGGCACTCGCTCCTGGCATCGACGCGCTGGGCTATACCTCGATGACGCCGGTTCAGGCGCTGGCCCTGCCGCCGATCCTGGAAGGCCGCGACGTGATCGCGCAGGCCCCGACCGGCAGCGGCAAGACCGCCGCCTTCGGGCTGGGCCTGCTCAACCGGCTCGACCTGTCGATCAGCCGCACCCAGGCGCTGGTGCTGTGCCCTACCCGCGAACTGGCCGACCAGGTCGGCAAGCAGCTGCGCAAGCTGGCCACCGGCATCCCCAACCTGAAGCTGCTGATCCTCACCGGCGGCATGCCGCTGGGTCCGCAGTTGGCCTCGCTGGAAGCGCATGACCCGCAGGTCGTGGTCGGCACCCCCGGCCGCGTGCAGGAACTGGCGCGCAAGCGCGCGTTGAACCTGGGTCAGGTCCGCAGCTTCGTGCTGGATGAAGCCGACCGCATGCTGGACATGGGCTTCGAGGAGCCGATCCGCGAAATCGCCGGTCGCACCCACAAGGACCGCCAGAGCCTGTTGTTCTCGGCCACCTTCCCGGAAGCGATCCGCGAACTGGCACGTGCCCTGCTCAATGAGCCGGCCGAGGTCACTGTCGATGGCCAGGCCGAAGCGCCGGCCATCCAGCAGCTGTTCTTCGAAACCGAGCCAGCCAATCGCCAGAAGGCATTGGGCGGTTTGCTGCTGAAGTACACCCCGGAATCGGCGGTGGTGTTCTGCAACACCCGCAAGGACGTCGACGAAGTAGCCAACTCGCTGCGCCAGTTCGGCTTCTCGGCACTGGCTCTGCACGGTGACATGGAACAGCGCGACCGCGATGAAGTGCTGATGCAGTTCTCCAACCGCAGTTGCAACGTGCTGGTCGCCAGCGACGTGGCCGCGCGTGGCCTGGACGTGGAAGACCTGGCTGCCGTGGTCAACTACGAGCTGCCGACCGACATCGACACCTACCAGCACCGCGTTGGCCGCACCGGCCGCGCCGGTCGCAATGGTCTTGCACTGAGCCTGGTCGCCGGCCGCGAACGCAGCCGCGCCGATGCACTGGAAGCACAGCAGGGCAAGCCGCTGAACTGGCAGAAGACCCCGCTGGCAACCGCGCGTCCTGCAGAACTACCGCAGGCAGCGATGACCACCCTGCGCATCGATGGCGGCAAGACCGACAAGCTGCGCGCTGGCGACATCCTCGGCGCACTGACCGGCGATGCCGGGCTGTCGGCCAAGGCGATCGGCAAGATCGACATCTTCCCCACCCGCTCCTACGTGGCCATTGCCCGTGAGCAGGTCGGCAAGGCTTTGGCCCGCCTGGAAGCCGGCAAGATCAAGGGCAAGCGTTTCCGCGTCCGCAAGATGTAA
- a CDS encoding helix-turn-helix domain-containing protein, whose product MRQARALRGVGSQRALGLLMGLDKNLAGNRVNRYESQARGIDLDGLGKLAEVLGVPMAYLVAEDEAMADAVLALAQLSPEQRAKAVAALLKAAGTDDGAD is encoded by the coding sequence CTGAGGCAGGCCCGAGCACTGCGCGGGGTCGGCAGCCAGCGCGCCTTAGGTCTGCTCATGGGGCTTGATAAGAACCTGGCCGGCAACAGGGTCAACCGGTATGAAAGCCAAGCGCGGGGGATAGACCTGGACGGGCTGGGCAAGCTCGCCGAGGTGCTTGGCGTTCCAATGGCCTACCTGGTGGCCGAGGACGAAGCGATGGCCGACGCGGTGCTGGCGCTTGCTCAGTTGTCTCCGGAGCAACGCGCCAAGGCGGTTGCGGCCCTGCTCAAGGCCGCGGGGACGGACGACGGGGCGGACTGA
- a CDS encoding conjugal transfer protein TraD, whose translation MADVEKQKLKLAKILEVAAKEQAKLMLAEKQQKQRQARHAAREKAKERAALFRSADAHRKIVLGGLTIAAGADDWDPAEIVGALLVIATQLEREPQKREALRERGIKHLEERAAAREAARS comes from the coding sequence GTGGCGGATGTTGAGAAGCAAAAACTAAAACTGGCGAAGATTCTTGAAGTCGCCGCGAAGGAGCAAGCAAAGCTCATGCTGGCCGAGAAACAGCAGAAGCAACGGCAGGCCCGCCACGCCGCACGCGAGAAGGCCAAGGAACGCGCCGCACTGTTTCGCAGCGCCGATGCGCACCGCAAGATTGTGCTCGGCGGGTTGACCATCGCTGCGGGTGCGGACGACTGGGACCCGGCAGAAATCGTCGGGGCGCTCCTGGTCATTGCAACCCAACTAGAGCGTGAGCCGCAAAAGCGGGAAGCACTGCGGGAACGCGGCATCAAACACTTGGAAGAACGTGCAGCTGCACGTGAGGCGGCACGATCATGA
- a CDS encoding DUF4684 domain-containing protein, translating into MDWTAIAALIALGIWIADGMRRARERAATRRLLAQIMTAPVGAAQIDIARFRASVVPSNGDTTTLLDLIDSQALRRVFAGKAYEVKVELPSQFLEKADLFGERTANRLAFALSQTSRLHSAWKIASDVPDGGDEKELHNHIQAALEQIQETEKAIGEAFNALLVDGRAS; encoded by the coding sequence TTGGACTGGACAGCCATTGCAGCTCTTATCGCATTGGGCATATGGATAGCGGACGGCATGCGAAGGGCGAGGGAGCGGGCCGCCACCCGTCGCTTGCTGGCCCAGATAATGACGGCGCCGGTCGGAGCAGCACAGATAGACATCGCGCGCTTCCGAGCGTCAGTCGTTCCATCAAACGGCGATACAACGACTCTCCTGGATCTGATTGACAGCCAGGCGCTGAGGCGAGTTTTTGCAGGCAAAGCCTATGAAGTAAAAGTGGAACTTCCTTCACAGTTTCTAGAAAAAGCAGACCTATTTGGCGAGAGGACTGCGAACCGCTTGGCGTTTGCGCTCTCTCAGACGAGCCGCCTCCACAGCGCCTGGAAAATCGCGTCAGACGTTCCTGACGGGGGTGATGAGAAGGAACTCCATAACCACATCCAAGCTGCTCTGGAGCAAATCCAGGAGACGGAGAAGGCAATAGGCGAAGCCTTCAACGCGCTCCTTGTGGATGGTCGCGCTTCCTAA
- the mobQ gene encoding MobQ family relaxase — protein sequence MAIYRCEIKTVSRSQGASAVAGAAYRAGLDVTDLRTGERHDYTRKQGVVASGILAPAGSLEWVQDPAQLWNAAEAAETRKNSVVAREFLVSLPHELTEEQRAELARDITANLVDRFGFAAMFAIHAPDKKADERNHHVHILATTRRMEPTGLGAKTRELDDRKTGAVEEVRAQVADTINAHLERAGLVARVDHRSLLDRQMAAVTVGDFAQAAELDRQPEPKVGRTATAAARRGKRSPRVERVQRVRAENAQQAQAQADRFRELKSQAAAEGRLGMVDEQALHARALLERQQSAAPSRSSPSTPQASRHDSAHPQRRRAPALTRHSLDAVRVRKPGPGDERVPALRPLHSLNPGLAAGGRRAPEAGGFSRVLRPDAPRYHDPRPAVLRISAQELTPRAGAAIQARAQRPAAHKAGSSMPRQAPVGGGQQGKGAAGIERASRKHTQNRQAEIMAGDQAAKNLEEMIEQMFKVARRALQSGNSNATPEQRSASRALIKCHTDLLECRAAHVQASEERQQARLARRRAVADANTFPVPADFLSTALRKVGRPTAEDKAAQAAQEQKRQAKAQEQQARKLRDTTREAKNQAGVAFELAQADFLTHFPKHFPPVKPTDELAPMREMGPVPQTPEQALRPTESVSPPRRPSPRP from the coding sequence GTGGCCATTTACCGTTGCGAAATCAAAACCGTCAGCCGAAGCCAGGGCGCCAGCGCCGTGGCCGGCGCGGCGTATCGCGCGGGCCTAGACGTCACCGACCTGCGCACGGGCGAGCGTCACGATTACACCCGCAAGCAGGGCGTGGTGGCCTCGGGCATTTTGGCCCCGGCCGGCTCCCTCGAGTGGGTTCAAGACCCGGCCCAACTCTGGAACGCTGCCGAAGCCGCCGAGACGCGGAAAAACTCGGTGGTGGCACGGGAGTTCCTGGTGTCGCTGCCGCACGAGCTGACCGAGGAACAACGCGCAGAGCTGGCCCGCGACATCACCGCCAACCTAGTGGACCGCTTCGGCTTTGCGGCCATGTTCGCCATCCATGCCCCGGACAAGAAGGCCGATGAGCGCAACCACCACGTGCACATTTTGGCGACGACGCGGCGAATGGAGCCGACCGGATTGGGCGCAAAAACGCGCGAACTGGACGACCGCAAAACCGGGGCCGTGGAAGAAGTGCGCGCCCAGGTGGCCGACACCATCAACGCCCACCTGGAACGCGCCGGCCTGGTCGCGCGCGTGGACCACCGCAGCTTGCTGGACCGGCAGATGGCCGCCGTCACCGTGGGCGACTTTGCCCAGGCCGCCGAGCTGGACCGCCAGCCGGAGCCCAAGGTGGGCCGGACCGCCACCGCTGCCGCCCGTCGGGGCAAGCGCAGCCCCCGCGTCGAACGCGTCCAGAGGGTGCGGGCCGAAAACGCCCAGCAAGCCCAGGCCCAGGCCGACCGCTTCCGCGAACTCAAGTCCCAAGCCGCCGCCGAAGGCCGGCTGGGCATGGTCGACGAGCAGGCCCTGCACGCCCGTGCGTTGCTGGAGCGCCAACAGTCGGCCGCCCCGTCTCGCAGTTCCCCTTCTACCCCACAGGCCTCACGCCATGACTCAGCCCACCCCCAGCGACGCCGCGCCCCCGCTCTCACTCGACATAGCCTTGATGCTGTCCGAGTCCGAAAACCCGGACCTGGCGACGAGCGCGTGCCTGCGCTGCGCCCACTCCACAGCCTTAACCCTGGCTTGGCCGCGGGGGGACGACGAGCGCCCGAAGCCGGCGGATTTAGTCGTGTTTTGCGGCCAGATGCACCGCGATATCACGACCCTCGTCCAGCGGTGCTCAGGATTTCAGCCCAAGAGCTGACACCCAGGGCAGGGGCCGCCATCCAGGCGCGTGCACAGCGTCCAGCTGCGCACAAAGCCGGGTCATCCATGCCCCGGCAGGCCCCCGTTGGGGGCGGTCAGCAGGGCAAGGGGGCGGCAGGCATCGAGCGCGCTTCACGCAAACACACACAGAACAGACAGGCGGAAATCATGGCCGGAGACCAGGCGGCGAAGAATCTAGAAGAAATGATTGAACAGATGTTCAAGGTGGCACGCCGGGCCCTTCAATCTGGCAACAGCAACGCCACGCCTGAGCAACGTTCTGCCTCTCGCGCACTCATCAAGTGCCACACAGACCTGCTCGAATGCCGGGCTGCACATGTGCAGGCGAGCGAAGAACGGCAACAGGCTCGGTTGGCCCGGCGCAGGGCCGTGGCTGACGCCAACACCTTCCCGGTGCCCGCAGATTTCCTGTCTACGGCGCTGCGCAAGGTGGGACGGCCTACCGCCGAAGACAAGGCTGCCCAGGCGGCGCAGGAACAGAAGCGGCAAGCGAAGGCGCAGGAGCAGCAGGCTCGGAAGCTCCGCGATACGACCCGGGAGGCCAAGAACCAAGCCGGGGTGGCGTTCGAGCTTGCGCAGGCGGATTTTTTGACGCACTTCCCGAAGCACTTCCCGCCCGTCAAACCTACTGACGAGCTCGCGCCGATGCGGGAGATGGGCCCGGTGCCGCAGACCCCGGAGCAGGCCTTGCGGCCAACGGAGTCGGTCAGTCCGCCCCGTCGTCCGTCCCCGCGGCCTTGA
- a CDS encoding LytR/AlgR family response regulator transcription factor, translated as MIRTLMVDDVALARDKLRHLLAAHPDIHIVGEAPSIALARSLLATNQVELLLLDIQLPDEDGLQLARSLPAPAPAIIFTTAHAVHALASYELGAVDYLPKPLDASRLAVALERVRRHLAREVINPMAPLCIRNGSRTDYVSPTDIDYIDSAGHYACLHVGKQVHLLRESIGRLAEQLAPAGFVQVQRAVIVNCARVRSLLPRRNGDATLELLDGTQLPLSRLHREAFEATMHQHN; from the coding sequence GTGATCCGCACCCTGATGGTCGATGACGTGGCGCTGGCCCGCGACAAGCTGCGCCATCTTTTAGCTGCGCACCCGGATATCCATATAGTCGGCGAAGCACCCAGCATCGCCCTGGCCCGTTCGCTGCTGGCTACTAACCAGGTCGAGCTGTTGCTACTGGACATCCAGCTGCCCGATGAAGATGGCCTGCAACTCGCACGCAGCCTGCCAGCACCCGCACCAGCAATCATCTTCACCACCGCCCACGCCGTGCATGCGCTGGCCTCCTACGAACTGGGCGCGGTCGACTACCTGCCCAAGCCACTGGATGCCAGCCGGCTCGCAGTGGCGCTGGAGCGCGTGCGGCGACACCTCGCACGCGAAGTGATCAACCCGATGGCGCCGCTGTGCATCCGCAATGGCAGCCGCACCGACTACGTGTCGCCGACCGACATCGACTACATCGACAGCGCCGGCCACTATGCCTGCCTGCATGTCGGCAAGCAGGTGCATCTGCTGCGCGAGAGCATCGGTCGCCTCGCCGAGCAGCTGGCGCCGGCCGGCTTCGTGCAGGTGCAGCGCGCGGTAATCGTCAATTGCGCACGCGTGCGCAGCCTCCTGCCGCGCCGCAATGGCGATGCGACGCTGGAACTGCTCGATGGCACCCAGCTGCCGCTGAGCCGGCTTCATCGCGAGGCATTTGAAGCGACGATGCATCAGCACAACTGA
- a CDS encoding GNAT family N-acetyltransferase gives MEISVRPATATDMEPVASLFDEYRQFYGQASDPGLAGEFIGARLHEGSSLILVALDSAGHTLGFTQLYPLFDSVGATKSYVLYDLFVSPDARRLGVARKLMIAAVSTAKGLGAGRIELQTAKDNVPAQRLYEGLGWVRDNDFYVYAIAP, from the coding sequence ATGGAAATATCCGTTCGTCCTGCCACTGCTACTGACATGGAACCCGTCGCCTCGCTCTTTGATGAATACCGACAGTTCTATGGTCAAGCTTCCGATCCCGGCTTGGCCGGGGAGTTCATTGGCGCCCGTCTGCACGAGGGATCTTCCCTGATCCTGGTTGCCCTTGATTCGGCTGGCCATACTCTCGGCTTCACCCAGCTCTATCCACTGTTCGATTCAGTTGGCGCAACGAAAAGCTACGTTCTCTACGACCTGTTTGTGTCCCCGGACGCTCGTCGTCTTGGCGTGGCCAGAAAGCTGATGATCGCGGCCGTTTCCACAGCGAAAGGGCTTGGAGCTGGACGCATTGAACTGCAGACCGCGAAGGACAATGTTCCAGCGCAAAGACTGTATGAAGGCCTCGGATGGGTCCGGGACAACGATTTTTACGTCTACGCCATTGCACCATGA
- a CDS encoding type 4 pilus major pilin: MSALRPNKLVMGYTLVEVLLVLGVSSAIAAAGWLLFGPTSVAADVKQTQLDFSETANAIDRSLGILGGFSGLSTSLVKADGLAAQRLRRDGGLLNAWGGSVSFLPNTVRRGNDSFLVETRDVPKSACVRLIGAMAGDSAVWDAQVNGQSVYVGHKYDPATATVACERDGGDRVGFVYFSGLASGSSVAVSPIALPPAPPSVDPVNPSTPVGPVDGAPEVDDAMPGTPGVVPPGPPAIQPPVVPTAPPAPATPTTPQPSPVVTPTPTPTPLATCAVPSPASRTETESQAVGCPAGQLGSLAQSRSRAGTYACPEAWAAPVLTWGGWSAWATTSSTCAPACVLPNPSMQTNTETRTASQTLACPSGQLGGITQTRQEQRTQTRAASCPAPTGTYAWGTWSAWSAWAGITTWVTTSNTCTTPAPPAKTYPSYSGKSWISWGDGGLYGWGVFCSVSQFYADQSHCTQSVNTNDDATFSPVMPQEQALTTERRSCVAALQQKLTPMPGFGSPSTGTVSWPTECACETVGAGSAFYWQSVGASDWSAYEFKCP; encoded by the coding sequence ATGAGTGCTCTGCGTCCTAACAAACTCGTCATGGGCTACACCTTGGTCGAGGTTCTGCTGGTCCTCGGCGTCTCGTCCGCGATAGCGGCCGCCGGCTGGCTGTTGTTCGGCCCGACAAGCGTGGCCGCAGATGTGAAACAGACGCAGTTGGATTTCAGCGAAACGGCCAACGCCATCGACCGTAGCCTAGGAATCCTCGGGGGCTTCTCCGGGCTGTCAACGTCCCTCGTTAAAGCCGACGGCCTGGCTGCGCAGCGTCTCCGCCGCGATGGCGGCCTGCTCAACGCCTGGGGCGGTTCGGTCTCTTTCCTGCCGAACACGGTGCGACGCGGAAACGACTCGTTTTTAGTCGAAACCCGCGACGTGCCCAAGTCCGCGTGCGTCCGGCTGATTGGGGCCATGGCCGGCGATTCGGCTGTTTGGGATGCTCAGGTCAACGGCCAGTCGGTCTACGTGGGCCACAAATACGACCCCGCAACCGCTACGGTCGCCTGCGAGCGCGACGGCGGGGACCGGGTCGGTTTTGTGTATTTCTCCGGCTTGGCGTCCGGCTCGTCAGTCGCGGTGTCACCCATTGCACTGCCCCCTGCTCCGCCATCGGTGGACCCGGTCAACCCCAGCACTCCGGTGGGCCCGGTCGATGGGGCCCCCGAAGTGGACGATGCAATGCCTGGAACGCCTGGCGTGGTGCCGCCCGGACCGCCGGCGATACAGCCGCCGGTCGTGCCAACGGCCCCGCCAGCACCAGCAACTCCGACGACTCCCCAGCCGTCGCCGGTTGTCACGCCGACACCGACGCCGACACCGTTGGCTACGTGCGCAGTGCCGTCACCCGCGTCGAGAACTGAGACGGAAAGCCAGGCCGTGGGTTGCCCTGCCGGACAGTTGGGCAGCCTGGCCCAGAGCCGCAGCCGGGCCGGCACCTATGCCTGTCCTGAGGCTTGGGCCGCCCCGGTCCTGACCTGGGGCGGGTGGAGCGCCTGGGCCACCACGTCCAGCACATGCGCGCCGGCCTGCGTGCTGCCGAACCCCAGCATGCAAACGAATACCGAGACCCGCACCGCGTCGCAGACGCTGGCATGCCCATCGGGCCAGCTCGGGGGCATCACGCAAACACGGCAGGAACAGCGGACGCAGACCCGTGCGGCGTCCTGCCCGGCGCCCACCGGGACGTATGCCTGGGGCACCTGGTCGGCGTGGTCGGCCTGGGCTGGCATCACGACCTGGGTCACCACCTCCAACACCTGCACAACCCCGGCACCACCGGCAAAAACCTATCCGTCCTACAGCGGGAAATCGTGGATTTCCTGGGGCGACGGTGGGCTTTACGGCTGGGGCGTGTTCTGCTCGGTCTCTCAGTTCTACGCTGACCAATCGCACTGCACGCAGAGCGTTAATACCAACGATGACGCGACGTTTTCCCCTGTAATGCCTCAAGAGCAGGCGTTGACGACAGAGCGCCGGTCCTGCGTTGCTGCGCTTCAGCAGAAGCTGACCCCGATGCCTGGATTTGGCTCCCCAAGCACCGGGACCGTGAGTTGGCCGACAGAGTGCGCATGTGAAACGGTGGGGGCCGGGTCAGCCTTCTACTGGCAGAGCGTGGGCGCATCCGACTGGTCCGCTTACGAGTTCAAATGCCCGTAA
- a CDS encoding type II toxin-antitoxin system HigB family toxin → MRVIALSTLKAFWQDKPEYADAEEPTMAWYKHADAADWSQPAEVKADFGNASILKDGRVVFNIAGNKYRLIVWINYHYRVVYVRFIGTHPQYDAIDAQTI, encoded by the coding sequence ATGCGAGTCATAGCCCTTTCGACGCTCAAGGCGTTCTGGCAAGACAAACCCGAATATGCCGATGCCGAAGAGCCGACGATGGCTTGGTACAAGCATGCTGACGCGGCCGACTGGAGCCAGCCAGCTGAGGTCAAGGCGGATTTCGGCAACGCAAGCATCCTCAAGGACGGCAGGGTTGTCTTCAACATCGCAGGCAACAAATACAGGCTGATCGTCTGGATCAACTATCACTATCGAGTCGTGTACGTACGTTTCATTGGTACTCATCCGCAGTACGACGCCATCGACGCCCAAACCATTTGA
- a CDS encoding sensor histidine kinase produces MSSLPDSSSSSIAGDTHATEFPWRAVCAGWLLLTLVTLPAVQLTGPAAGSLAPVELMRSLLFLLGIYSPWLLATPGLWQLCARWPLGMGSDAKTTSKLLAAGICIIPALSLIGWLFGYCLSQLALPRTLPDNWLHAVIATSLFALPTYVAVIGIGQAMVYIRRYRRRGELLAQAREQALRARLNHHFLFNALNAIGALGYRDAERADAALAQLGELLRNLLQSEPFVALREEVAQAMAFIELQRLLQQQPVQVQLQASADAWDARVPSLLLQPLIENAVRFASTSDTDEATINLQFESHDDLLHLQIRNPLGDAAAGMGIGLQASRERLQAIYGERATLHAQRDGAHFQVSIQLPLASSEQSA; encoded by the coding sequence ATGTCATCCCTGCCCGACTCCAGCTCGTCCAGCATTGCGGGTGATACGCATGCCACGGAATTTCCGTGGCGTGCGGTGTGTGCGGGTTGGCTGCTGCTGACCTTGGTCACCTTGCCAGCGGTGCAGCTGACCGGACCCGCAGCCGGTAGTCTGGCTCCTGTCGAGCTGATGCGTTCCCTGCTGTTCCTGCTTGGCATCTACAGTCCATGGCTGCTGGCGACACCTGGCCTTTGGCAGCTTTGCGCGCGCTGGCCGCTGGGCATGGGCAGCGATGCCAAGACGACGAGCAAGCTGCTGGCCGCCGGAATCTGCATCATTCCTGCGCTGTCGCTGATTGGCTGGCTGTTTGGGTACTGCCTCTCACAACTGGCACTGCCACGCACGCTGCCCGACAACTGGCTGCATGCGGTTATCGCCACCAGTCTGTTCGCGCTGCCGACCTATGTCGCAGTCATCGGCATTGGCCAGGCAATGGTCTATATCCGCCGCTATCGCCGCCGTGGTGAGCTGCTGGCGCAGGCACGTGAACAAGCCTTGCGGGCTCGGCTGAATCACCATTTCCTGTTCAACGCGCTCAACGCCATCGGCGCACTTGGCTACCGCGATGCCGAGCGCGCTGACGCTGCCTTGGCGCAGCTGGGCGAGTTGTTGCGCAACCTGCTGCAGAGCGAACCCTTCGTCGCCCTGCGTGAGGAAGTGGCGCAGGCAATGGCCTTCATTGAATTGCAGCGACTGCTGCAGCAACAGCCTGTGCAGGTGCAACTGCAGGCCAGCGCCGATGCTTGGGATGCGCGCGTGCCCAGCCTGCTACTGCAGCCATTGATTGAGAACGCCGTGCGCTTCGCCAGCACCTCGGACACAGACGAGGCCACCATCAACCTGCAGTTCGAGTCGCACGATGATCTGCTTCACCTGCAGATCCGCAACCCGCTTGGCGATGCCGCGGCCGGCATGGGTATCGGCCTGCAAGCCAGCCGCGAACGTCTGCAGGCGATCTATGGCGAGCGTGCCACGCTCCACGCACAACGCGATGGTGCGCACTTCCAGGTAAGCATCCAGCTACCACTTGCCAGCAGCGAGCAATCCGCGTGA